From the genome of Lotus japonicus ecotype B-129 chromosome 6, LjGifu_v1.2, one region includes:
- the LOC130726748 gene encoding zinc finger CCCH domain-containing protein 18-like isoform X8, translated as MDISEYTRIVFDKLHRFEPEHATKIIGYLLLQDHVDQEMVKLASFPDHLIREVALKAKTELQKLVAKSNIHPISLNPISPSTSTSTQSFQNAEFISMGYWDSMPELQKQAPMFSLENHADTITTGGAKIANEYYGLEASPGNVSGNAGRRFPNVSEFQVKTCHYFNKGYCRHGNSCRYYHGQVVPEIFSLMHGNDGFNDNQAISPGSLAQLESEIVELLKQRGNPISIASLPMAYYDKYKKVLQAEGYLTESQRHGKSGYSLTKLLIRLNNSIRVIDRPHGQHAVVLAEDAPKSRGKVEFGHNISALRQIYLTFPADSTFTEEDVSNYFSTFGCVEDVRIPCQQRRMFGFVTFVDPETVKMILDKATPHYVRGSRVLVKPYKEKPKLLDRKYPDRIEHPDCYSPHYYSDTEFISIPRSCRNPRSLRRLLVEEQEQALEFQRRHLAALQLTQKSLSINMDGLKVSDDHFNVHLAESFSHESNNKPGYTNANYTDEDSSQVLNLPDSPFSFPVDSGISAVM; from the exons ATGGACATTTCAGAGTACACAAGGATTGTTTTTGATAAACTTCATAGATTTGAGCCAGAGCATGCCACAAAGATCATTGGCTACCTCCTTCTGCAAGACCATGTTGATCAAGAGATGGTTAAACTGGCTTCATTCCCAGACCATTTGATCCGCGAAGTCGCGCTCAAGGCGAAAACCGAGCTTCAAAAATTGGTGGCTAAATCAAACATTCACCCAATTTCACTCAACCCAATTTCCCCCAGCACTTCCACTTCAACACAAAGCTTCCAGAATGCAGAATTTATTTCAATGGGTTACTGGGATTCTATGCCAGAACTTCAAAAGCAAGCCCCAATGTTCAGTTTGGAGAATCATGCAGACACTATAACTACTGGGGGTGCTAAAATTGCTAATGAGTACTATGGCTTAGAGGCATCACCTGGCAATGTAAGTGGAAATGCTGGTAGAAGGTTTCCAAATGTGTCAGAATTTCAAGTCAAGACCTGTCACTATTTCAACAAAGGATATTGCAGGCATGGGAATAGCTGCAGATACTACCATGGACAAGTTGTGCCTGAGATATTCTCTCTGATGCATGGAAATGATGGTTTTAACGACAATCAGGCGATTTCACCGGGTTCACTAGCGCAGTTAGAGTCGGAAATTGTTGAGCTCCTGAAACAAAGAGGCAATCCTATTTCAATCGCTTCACTTCCAATGGCATACTATGATAAGTATAAGAAGGTACTGCAGGCAGAAGGGTACCTAACTGAGAGCCAGAGACACGGTAAGTCTGGCTACAGTTTAACGAAGCTTCTCATCCGATTGAACAATAGTATTCGCGTAATTGACAG GCCTCATGGTCAGCATGCTGTGGTTCTGGCAGAAGATGCTCCGAAATCCCGGGGAAAGGTAGAGTTTGGTCATAATATTAGTGCATTAAGACAAATATACCTGACATTTCCAGCTGATAGCACTTTCACTGAGGAGGATGTCTCAAACTACTTCAG CACTTTTGGGTGTGTTGAAGATGTAAGGATTCCTTGCCAGCAGAGAAGGATGTTTGGATTTGTCACATTTGTTGATCCAGAAACTGTTAAGATGATTTTGGATAAGGCAACTCCGCATTATGTTCGTGGATCTCGGGTTCTTGTGAAACCTTACAAGGAGAAGCCAAAACTTTTGGACAG GAAGTACCCAGATAGAATCGAGCATCCTGATTGTTATTCCCCACACTATTACAGCGACACCGAATTTATCTCAA TTCCGAGAAGTTGCAGAAACCCTCGATCGCTGAGGAGGCTGCTCGTTGAAGAGCAAGAGCAGGCCCTTGAATTTCAGAGGAGGCATCTTGCAGCGCTGCAACTGACCCAAAAATCTTTGTCCATCAACATGGATGGGTTAAAAGTTTCAGATG ATCATTTCAATGTCCATCTTGCAGAATCTTTCAGTCATGAGTCAAACAACAAACCTGGCTATACAAATGCCAATTACACTGATGAGGACAG CAGTCAAGTATTGAATCTTCCAGACAGTCCCTTTTCATTTCCAGTAGATAGTGGAATTTCAGCAGTCATGTAG
- the LOC130726748 gene encoding zinc finger CCCH domain-containing protein 18-like isoform X5, with translation MDISEYTRIVFDKLHRFEPEHATKIIGYLLLQDHVDQEMVKLASFPDHLIREVALKAKTELQKLVAKSNIHPISLNPISPSTSTSTQSFQNAEFISMGYWDSMPELQKQAPMFSLENHADTITTGGAKIANEYYGLEASPGNVSGNAGRRFPNVSEFQVKTCHYFNKGYCRHGNSCRYYHGQVVPEIFSLMHGNDGFNDNQAISPGSLAQLESEIVELLKQRGNPISIASLPMAYYDKYKKVLQAEGYLTESQRHGKSGYSLTKLLIRLNNSIRVIDSRPHGQHAVVLAEDAPKSRGKVEFGHNISALRQIYLTFPADSTFTEEDVSNYFSTFGCVEDVRIPCQQRRMFGFVTFVDPETVKMILDKATPHYVRGSRVLVKPYKEKPKLLDRKYPDRIEHPDCYSPHYYSDTEFISIPRSCRNPRSLRRLLVEEQEQALEFQRRHLAALQLTQKSLSINMDGLKVSDESFSHESNNKPGYTNANYTDEDSAVAALFSDLGSLPHQENLHSRSQEICTV, from the exons ATGGACATTTCAGAGTACACAAGGATTGTTTTTGATAAACTTCATAGATTTGAGCCAGAGCATGCCACAAAGATCATTGGCTACCTCCTTCTGCAAGACCATGTTGATCAAGAGATGGTTAAACTGGCTTCATTCCCAGACCATTTGATCCGCGAAGTCGCGCTCAAGGCGAAAACCGAGCTTCAAAAATTGGTGGCTAAATCAAACATTCACCCAATTTCACTCAACCCAATTTCCCCCAGCACTTCCACTTCAACACAAAGCTTCCAGAATGCAGAATTTATTTCAATGGGTTACTGGGATTCTATGCCAGAACTTCAAAAGCAAGCCCCAATGTTCAGTTTGGAGAATCATGCAGACACTATAACTACTGGGGGTGCTAAAATTGCTAATGAGTACTATGGCTTAGAGGCATCACCTGGCAATGTAAGTGGAAATGCTGGTAGAAGGTTTCCAAATGTGTCAGAATTTCAAGTCAAGACCTGTCACTATTTCAACAAAGGATATTGCAGGCATGGGAATAGCTGCAGATACTACCATGGACAAGTTGTGCCTGAGATATTCTCTCTGATGCATGGAAATGATGGTTTTAACGACAATCAGGCGATTTCACCGGGTTCACTAGCGCAGTTAGAGTCGGAAATTGTTGAGCTCCTGAAACAAAGAGGCAATCCTATTTCAATCGCTTCACTTCCAATGGCATACTATGATAAGTATAAGAAGGTACTGCAGGCAGAAGGGTACCTAACTGAGAGCCAGAGACACGGTAAGTCTGGCTACAGTTTAACGAAGCTTCTCATCCGATTGAACAATAGTATTCGCGTAATTGACAG CAGGCCTCATGGTCAGCATGCTGTGGTTCTGGCAGAAGATGCTCCGAAATCCCGGGGAAAGGTAGAGTTTGGTCATAATATTAGTGCATTAAGACAAATATACCTGACATTTCCAGCTGATAGCACTTTCACTGAGGAGGATGTCTCAAACTACTTCAG CACTTTTGGGTGTGTTGAAGATGTAAGGATTCCTTGCCAGCAGAGAAGGATGTTTGGATTTGTCACATTTGTTGATCCAGAAACTGTTAAGATGATTTTGGATAAGGCAACTCCGCATTATGTTCGTGGATCTCGGGTTCTTGTGAAACCTTACAAGGAGAAGCCAAAACTTTTGGACAG GAAGTACCCAGATAGAATCGAGCATCCTGATTGTTATTCCCCACACTATTACAGCGACACCGAATTTATCTCAA TTCCGAGAAGTTGCAGAAACCCTCGATCGCTGAGGAGGCTGCTCGTTGAAGAGCAAGAGCAGGCCCTTGAATTTCAGAGGAGGCATCTTGCAGCGCTGCAACTGACCCAAAAATCTTTGTCCATCAACATGGATGGGTTAAAAGTTTCAGATG AATCTTTCAGTCATGAGTCAAACAACAAACCTGGCTATACAAATGCCAATTACACTGATGAGGACAG TGCGGTGGCTGCCCTCTTCTCGGATTTGGGTTCCTTGCCACACCAGGAAAACCTACATTCACGCAGTCAAGAAATCTGCACTGTTTGA